One genomic window of Sporosarcina ureae includes the following:
- a CDS encoding MFS transporter, producing MNNQRWLSMSFFIFFFTWGIFLPYWTGWLTSAKGLSVTQASVMMGIGMIARSFSTFFLFPYATRNMSLLRVIRWTIFLSFILTLAYLPESPFAILFGLTVLFSSIYPIILPSVESGASLLMQHERIHYGKSRSFGSIGYTIALLLIGTVTAIWNVHAILYMMIIGLGIGLIFSFQPAPGVLQRHPVANTAVQKGQLQALFANKSFVIVLCIAVLLQGSHASYYNYGFIFLDDMGINGFYIGLILNIAVLFEIIFFTQADRSLAKVKTSTIFLLAATGSTIRWIAIFLFPITSVFIATQVLHSVSFGMAHFAFIQYISKNVPNHLIASAQGVYAAVALSLSIAILTFPAGYLYDQSPRLAFLSMAVCSMGALILTFATKQRISRVIE from the coding sequence GTGAATAATCAACGTTGGCTCTCGATGAGCTTTTTCATATTTTTCTTTACATGGGGTATCTTTTTACCTTATTGGACTGGCTGGCTGACTTCAGCAAAAGGTCTATCAGTAACACAGGCTAGCGTCATGATGGGTATTGGTATGATCGCTAGGTCTTTTTCCACGTTCTTTCTATTTCCGTACGCTACACGAAATATGTCACTTCTGCGTGTTATACGTTGGACTATTTTTTTGTCCTTCATTCTCACGCTTGCTTATCTTCCGGAAAGTCCTTTTGCAATCTTATTCGGATTGACCGTATTATTCAGCTCCATCTATCCTATTATCCTACCAAGCGTTGAAAGTGGTGCATCATTATTGATGCAACATGAACGAATCCATTATGGCAAGAGTCGCTCATTCGGTTCAATCGGCTACACTATCGCATTGCTCTTGATTGGTACGGTAACAGCAATCTGGAATGTACACGCCATTTTGTATATGATGATCATCGGCCTTGGTATAGGCTTGATATTTTCTTTTCAACCTGCCCCGGGTGTATTACAACGCCATCCCGTTGCAAATACAGCAGTACAAAAAGGCCAATTGCAGGCTTTGTTTGCCAATAAATCGTTTGTAATCGTGCTATGTATTGCGGTTTTACTGCAAGGTTCGCATGCCTCTTATTATAATTATGGTTTTATCTTTTTGGATGATATGGGAATCAACGGGTTTTATATCGGGCTGATTCTCAATATCGCAGTGCTGTTTGAAATCATATTTTTCACGCAGGCAGATCGTTCGCTTGCTAAAGTCAAGACGTCGACTATTTTCTTATTAGCCGCAACCGGTTCTACCATTCGTTGGATTGCCATCTTCCTCTTTCCTATAACTAGTGTATTTATTGCCACGCAGGTTCTCCACTCTGTTTCATTTGGCATGGCACATTTTGCATTCATTCAATACATATCGAAGAATGTACCAAATCATCTCATCGCTTCTGCGCAAGGTGTCTACGCGGCAGTGGCGTTAAGTCTCAGTATTGCGATTCTTACTTTCCCCGCTGGATATTTGTATGACCAGTCACCTCGCTTGGCATTCCTAAGTATGGCGGTTTGTTCCATGGGTGCATTAATTTTAACTTTCGCAACAAAGCAGCGTATTTCTCGTGTAATTGAATAA
- the yidC gene encoding membrane protein insertase YidC: MKKRIGLVSLLAITAVFLSGCSGVENKTGIFYSTFVRPMDWLLHYLGEAFNGNYGFAIVLITVAIRVVLMPLMLKNYKSQQEMKVKMDGLRPEMEDIQKRMKASKESGDKEEQMKLQQEMMGLYSKHGVNPLNMGCLPLVIQMPIIMGLYFAILYAPPEVKNHEFLWFKLGEPDIIMMLVAGAVYFVQARVSLWTMPEQQQKQMKLFIYMSPIMIMFISYTVMAALPLYWAVGGLLLIFQTYLGRKFYFKHVEPPVAEEK; encoded by the coding sequence TTGAAGAAGAGAATAGGGCTCGTAAGTTTATTAGCAATTACTGCTGTGTTTTTAAGTGGTTGTTCTGGTGTGGAAAACAAAACAGGTATCTTCTACAGTACATTTGTTAGACCGATGGATTGGCTACTCCATTATCTAGGGGAAGCTTTCAATGGAAATTATGGTTTTGCGATCGTACTAATTACTGTAGCGATTCGGGTAGTATTGATGCCGTTGATGTTAAAGAACTATAAATCTCAACAAGAGATGAAAGTAAAGATGGATGGACTACGACCGGAAATGGAAGATATCCAAAAGCGTATGAAAGCATCTAAGGAATCTGGGGATAAAGAAGAGCAAATGAAGCTTCAGCAGGAAATGATGGGACTGTATTCTAAGCATGGAGTCAATCCATTAAATATGGGTTGTTTACCACTTGTGATTCAAATGCCAATCATCATGGGCTTATACTTTGCTATACTTTACGCTCCACCTGAAGTGAAAAATCATGAATTCTTATGGTTTAAACTAGGTGAACCGGATATTATTATGATGTTAGTAGCCGGAGCTGTCTACTTTGTCCAAGCGCGCGTGTCATTGTGGACGATGCCTGAACAGCAACAAAAACAAATGAAGTTATTCATTTACATGTCACCTATTATGATTATGTTCATTTCGTATACTGTAATGGCTGCATTGCCACTATATTGGGCAGTCGGAGGATTACTGTTAATCTTCCAAACGTATCTTGGGCGTAAATTTTACTTTAAACATGTTGAACCACCAGTTGCGGAAGAAAAGTAA
- a CDS encoding helix-turn-helix transcriptional regulator, translating to MTGKETEVSKLDLISVIEKEGNTDTAKLFFRLEKEFLTHVFNLEKDEARSKLREIEKILYEYKPTHSFEVVKYYLIILSSVMTRQLQKESIFTEENAFIFNTACIKMIEANLHRGNVVEIGDELVEFFCYVLKGKIKPSLSHDTVNEVIQYINENVENQLIVEEIAKYFNVSTSHLSRIFREHTSVTLVEYITIRKIEDIQFYLRFSDIKIAEIAERFHFCNQSYFTRVFKKYTGLTPRRFRMDLDRNYFQFTLKKGDSL from the coding sequence ATGACGGGCAAGGAAACAGAAGTATCTAAGTTGGATTTGATCAGTGTTATTGAGAAAGAGGGAAATACAGATACAGCAAAATTATTTTTTCGTTTAGAAAAAGAATTTCTTACACATGTTTTCAATTTGGAGAAAGACGAAGCACGTTCCAAGCTTAGGGAAATTGAAAAAATTTTGTATGAGTATAAACCTACACATTCATTTGAAGTTGTAAAATATTATTTGATTATCCTCTCTTCCGTTATGACAAGACAATTACAAAAAGAATCTATATTTACTGAAGAAAATGCCTTTATATTTAATACGGCTTGTATAAAAATGATCGAAGCCAATCTCCATAGAGGAAACGTAGTAGAAATTGGAGACGAATTAGTCGAGTTCTTTTGTTACGTCCTCAAAGGGAAAATAAAACCTTCCCTGTCGCATGATACGGTCAATGAAGTGATTCAGTACATAAATGAAAATGTTGAAAATCAATTAATCGTTGAAGAAATTGCAAAATATTTCAATGTAAGTACTAGTCATCTTTCTCGCATATTCCGAGAACATACATCTGTTACGTTAGTAGAATATATTACAATCCGTAAAATAGAAGATATCCAGTTTTATTTACGATTCTCTGATATAAAAATAGCGGAAATTGCAGAGAGATTTCATTTTTGTAATCAAAGTTATTTCACCCGTGTCTTTAAAAAGTATACTGGGTTAACGCCGCGACGCTTTCGGATGGACTTGGATAGAAATTACTTTCAATTTACATTAAAAAAAGGTGATTCGCTGTAA
- a CDS encoding GNAT family N-acetyltransferase, which produces MIRKMTVEDIPDVQQIAHTSWQHTFQQHIPEEVIEEYIERTYSDLMLKKQLEKTMVLLAIDEQGHSIGYLSYTPIDVDGESELTALHMLPEYLNSGYEEALLKEALGTLQEAVNVDVYVDQNDIALQDFYAKQGFNFVESFPELFEGISVNILHYSLPITQPAHT; this is translated from the coding sequence ATGATTCGTAAAATGACAGTAGAAGACATTCCAGATGTTCAACAAATTGCTCATACGTCTTGGCAACATACATTTCAACAACATATACCTGAAGAAGTGATCGAAGAATATATTGAACGTACGTATTCTGATTTAATGCTAAAAAAGCAATTGGAAAAGACGATGGTTTTGCTCGCGATAGACGAGCAAGGGCATTCTATCGGGTATTTAAGTTATACCCCGATTGATGTGGATGGTGAGAGTGAATTGACGGCCCTGCACATGCTTCCTGAGTATTTGAATAGCGGATACGAGGAAGCATTGTTAAAAGAAGCACTAGGAACGTTACAGGAAGCTGTAAATGTTGATGTGTATGTCGATCAAAATGATATAGCACTTCAAGATTTTTATGCGAAACAAGGATTTAATTTCGTTGAGTCGTTCCCTGAGTTATTTGAAGGCATTTCCGTAAATATTCTTCATTATTCATTGCCTATCACGCAACCTGCACATACGTAA
- a CDS encoding DUF4064 domain-containing protein: protein MINRTAERVLGIISAVLLTLSVLGAALVAFIWNMASTDPTFMDEFRGEIVSEGVLNTEEVDMFMSFMGSFSTIIWVLVAVAFIGLVLNIIGLVKVWNNKSPKTAGILFIIAGLLGGFLSLPSILLYIAAILCFTKKPPMTTGPSPDEYVSTQSNWMN from the coding sequence ATGATTAATCGTACAGCAGAGCGCGTACTCGGTATCATATCAGCTGTTTTATTGACACTGAGTGTTTTAGGTGCTGCATTAGTAGCATTCATTTGGAATATGGCAAGCACGGATCCAACCTTCATGGATGAATTCCGCGGAGAAATTGTGAGTGAGGGAGTATTAAATACTGAAGAAGTGGATATGTTCATGTCGTTTATGGGCTCTTTTTCTACTATTATATGGGTTTTGGTTGCTGTAGCATTCATAGGCTTGGTATTGAATATTATCGGTCTGGTAAAAGTCTGGAATAATAAGAGTCCAAAAACAGCCGGTATATTATTCATCATCGCAGGTTTACTAGGTGGGTTTCTATCGTTACCATCCATCTTGCTCTACATTGCGGCAATCCTGTGCTTCACAAAGAAGCCTCCAATGACAACAGGACCTTCACCTGATGAATACGTCTCCACTCAATCTAACTGGATGAACTAA
- a CDS encoding GNAT family N-acetyltransferase, with product MDFELAELGGTKYAYQYKVAGDVKAEIEWTEENGVMTMTHTYTDDSLRGQGVAKKLLDQAADNAREKGLKMKAVCSYVVNAFDRSDEYNDVKA from the coding sequence ATGGATTTTGAGCTTGCGGAGCTAGGCGGTACGAAGTATGCGTATCAGTATAAAGTGGCCGGTGATGTAAAAGCAGAAATCGAATGGACTGAAGAAAACGGTGTCATGACGATGACACATACCTATACAGACGATTCATTGCGTGGTCAAGGTGTTGCCAAGAAATTACTTGACCAAGCTGCTGATAATGCACGTGAAAAAGGATTGAAGATGAAAGCGGTCTGTTCATACGTAGTGAATGCGTTCGACCGAAGTGATGAATATAACGACGTAAAAGCATAA
- a CDS encoding DUF1002 domain-containing protein, translated as MKKGLTSLLAFMMMVAVIAPSAVSADKAINEKLGVPIVVYGSNLSDSEKASVKESLKVAEEAEVEELSVDGNDLIKYIPGGDRNARMYSSAKITRQEAGEGLVINIVTPDNITQVTEDMYATAMLTAGIEDALVEVAAPKKVTGHSALVGIYKAYEVSGEVLDTERTDVANDELSLATKLSEKAGVDQDEVANLLTEIKKQISEQKPATKEDVEQIVHDQLQKFNIQLNEADRQLLIDLMDRISKLDIDFTKLNEQLSDMASKIKDKLGDIDPSFWEKVKEFFRNMADSLKNLFS; from the coding sequence ATGAAAAAAGGATTAACCTCTCTATTGGCTTTCATGATGATGGTCGCAGTCATAGCGCCATCTGCAGTATCAGCAGATAAAGCCATCAATGAAAAGCTTGGAGTTCCGATTGTAGTCTATGGTTCAAATTTATCGGATAGTGAAAAAGCGAGTGTTAAAGAAAGTCTAAAAGTTGCCGAGGAAGCTGAAGTGGAAGAATTATCAGTAGACGGCAATGATTTGATCAAATATATTCCTGGCGGCGACCGAAATGCACGAATGTATTCTTCTGCGAAAATTACTAGACAAGAAGCAGGAGAAGGTCTCGTCATCAATATTGTGACACCAGATAATATCACGCAAGTAACTGAGGACATGTATGCTACTGCCATGTTGACAGCAGGTATTGAAGACGCCCTTGTAGAAGTGGCGGCACCCAAAAAGGTAACGGGTCACTCAGCTCTCGTTGGAATTTACAAAGCGTATGAAGTGTCAGGAGAGGTTCTCGATACTGAACGTACGGATGTAGCAAATGATGAATTGAGCTTAGCAACGAAGCTATCAGAAAAAGCAGGCGTCGATCAAGATGAAGTAGCTAATTTGCTAACAGAAATCAAAAAACAGATTTCAGAACAAAAGCCCGCGACAAAGGAAGACGTAGAACAGATCGTCCATGATCAATTGCAGAAATTTAATATCCAGTTGAATGAGGCAGATCGCCAATTATTAATTGACTTAATGGATCGAATCTCGAAACTTGATATCGATTTCACGAAGCTTAACGAGCAACTGTCCGATATGGCATCGAAAATTAAAGATAAATTAGGCGACATAGATCCAAGTTTCTGGGAAAAAGTAAAAGAGTTTTTCAGAAATATGGCAGATTCTCTTAAAAATTTGTTTAGTTAA
- a CDS encoding S1 RNA-binding domain-containing protein, with product MTLLQPGTLATLEILRKEGSRFVLNAAGEEIYMNESEAPDAQEQSTIEVFLYINRRGELTGTAQIPSVTVHSFGWAKVIRLDRSERVYVDIGASFEVLINRADFPQIKELWPQPGDELYMTLRSDPGGNLFGRLVTEERIQEHYTMAEADMYNQNVKARAYRLLPIGTFLLTEDIQRIFVHETERKAEPRLGEEVDVRIIEVHEDGTMNGSLLPRKQDRLQTDGEQILAYLQQSGGKMPFTDKSTPEEIDEMFQMSKGAFKRALGTLMRERRITQQDGWTTLIL from the coding sequence ATGACATTATTACAACCAGGTACACTTGCAACACTCGAAATACTTCGCAAAGAAGGGTCACGCTTTGTATTGAATGCTGCCGGAGAAGAAATCTATATGAATGAATCCGAAGCACCGGATGCACAAGAACAATCGACGATAGAAGTTTTTCTTTACATCAATAGAAGAGGTGAACTGACAGGTACTGCGCAAATTCCGTCAGTCACAGTTCATTCATTCGGGTGGGCAAAAGTTATTCGCTTGGATAGAAGTGAAAGAGTTTATGTAGATATTGGTGCATCGTTTGAAGTGCTGATCAATCGAGCAGACTTTCCACAAATTAAAGAACTATGGCCACAACCAGGTGATGAGTTATATATGACGCTTCGTTCAGATCCAGGGGGCAACTTGTTTGGACGACTAGTGACTGAAGAAAGAATTCAGGAGCACTATACAATGGCGGAAGCAGATATGTACAATCAAAATGTCAAAGCAAGAGCGTACCGCTTGCTACCAATCGGTACATTCCTATTGACAGAAGATATTCAACGTATTTTCGTTCACGAAACAGAGCGTAAAGCAGAGCCAAGATTAGGTGAAGAAGTAGATGTTCGTATTATTGAAGTCCATGAAGACGGCACGATGAACGGCTCATTATTGCCGAGGAAGCAAGACCGTTTACAAACAGATGGCGAACAAATTTTAGCCTATTTGCAACAGTCAGGCGGTAAAATGCCATTTACCGATAAATCGACTCCTGAAGAGATCGATGAGATGTTCCAGATGAGTAAGGGTGCCTTCAAACGGGCACTAGGCACGTTGATGAGAGAACGAAGAATTACACAACAAGACGGTTGGACAACTCTTATATTATAA
- the mntR gene encoding transcriptional regulator MntR: MATPSMEDYIEQIYLQLEARGEARVSDVAEALSVLPSSVTKMAQRLDREGYVHYERYRGLALTDRGLRFGKKLVHRHELLEQFLRIIGVEEENIYGDVEGIEHHLSWNAMDRITDLVETLESDPEFVKKLKSKAL, from the coding sequence TTGGCTACACCGAGTATGGAAGACTATATTGAACAAATTTATTTACAACTAGAAGCAAGGGGTGAAGCGCGTGTGTCCGACGTGGCAGAGGCGCTTTCTGTGCTCCCTTCATCTGTAACCAAAATGGCCCAGCGGCTAGATCGTGAAGGCTATGTACACTATGAGCGCTACCGGGGTTTGGCATTGACGGACCGCGGTTTACGCTTTGGTAAAAAACTTGTGCATCGTCATGAATTACTGGAACAATTCCTGCGTATCATAGGTGTGGAAGAAGAAAATATCTATGGAGACGTAGAAGGAATTGAACATCACTTAAGTTGGAATGCGATGGATCGTATTACGGATCTAGTAGAGACGCTCGAGTCTGATCCCGAATTCGTTAAAAAATTAAAAAGTAAAGCACTCTAG
- a CDS encoding lmo0937 family membrane protein: MGRILWLVIVVLIALWVIGLVANIGGGLIHTLLVIAGIIFVIQLITGRRSI, from the coding sequence ATGGGTCGTATATTATGGCTTGTTATCGTAGTTCTAATAGCATTATGGGTAATTGGTTTAGTAGCAAATATTGGCGGTGGCTTAATCCACACACTTTTAGTAATTGCCGGCATTATCTTTGTCATTCAATTAATAACTGGAAGACGTTCGATATAG
- a CDS encoding GNAT family N-acetyltransferase: protein MRLQEWTIEEQDLLIQFMTTNSWPYHDSSQPGRELLEKSIEEGGYASDDVKTFWIENNENEKVGIVKVYDLQEDVPLFDLRIADHFRGYGYGSRALKKLTQYVFELPEHKIRIEGHTRHDNAAMRKAFERAGFVKEAHLRQAWFLPKENTYYDAVTYGMTREDYEAGTTTPVRWEDRERDVKSIPGFKEQLQSERLHIRAPELHDVMDVWGAVSHSMPTLRKWTGWAQKDMTIETTEEYVRQSVSEFIGRKSLNFHLFLKETGEFIGCAGFHRIDWSIRKFEVEYWLDTKFEGEGYMTEAIKELVEFAFTDLSAVRIEFVCDENHSKGRAVAKRTNFELEGTLRKNAPSANGQGLRNTCVYAIVT from the coding sequence ATGCGCTTACAAGAATGGACGATAGAAGAACAAGATTTACTTATTCAGTTTATGACGACAAACTCATGGCCTTATCATGATAGTAGTCAGCCAGGTCGCGAGTTGCTTGAAAAGTCGATAGAAGAGGGCGGCTATGCATCTGATGACGTAAAGACCTTCTGGATTGAAAATAATGAAAACGAAAAAGTGGGAATCGTAAAAGTCTATGACTTACAGGAAGACGTTCCATTATTCGACTTGCGGATTGCTGATCATTTTCGAGGGTATGGTTATGGTTCGCGAGCGCTAAAAAAACTCACACAATACGTCTTCGAATTACCGGAGCATAAGATTCGTATAGAAGGACATACACGCCATGATAATGCAGCTATGCGTAAAGCGTTTGAGCGGGCCGGCTTTGTAAAAGAAGCACACTTGCGTCAAGCATGGTTCCTTCCGAAAGAGAACACGTATTATGATGCGGTAACATATGGAATGACGAGAGAAGATTATGAGGCCGGTACGACAACGCCTGTCCGTTGGGAAGACCGGGAACGTGATGTTAAGAGCATACCCGGTTTCAAAGAACAGCTCCAATCTGAGCGGCTACATATTCGAGCACCTGAATTACACGATGTGATGGATGTTTGGGGTGCGGTGTCACATTCAATGCCTACGTTGCGTAAGTGGACTGGATGGGCGCAGAAAGACATGACGATTGAAACGACAGAGGAATATGTACGTCAATCAGTTTCTGAATTCATCGGTAGAAAATCTTTGAACTTTCATCTGTTTTTAAAAGAAACGGGTGAATTCATTGGTTGCGCAGGTTTCCATCGTATCGATTGGAGCATTCGCAAATTTGAAGTAGAGTATTGGCTGGATACGAAGTTTGAAGGCGAAGGCTATATGACAGAAGCGATCAAAGAGCTTGTGGAGTTTGCATTTACAGATTTATCGGCTGTACGGATAGAATTTGTTTGTGACGAGAACCACAGTAAAGGCCGTGCAGTAGCCAAACGAACAAATTTTGAACTGGAAGGAACTTTACGCAAAAATGCTCCTTCTGCGAATGGGCAAGGCTTACGCAACACATGTGTGTATGCGATAGTTACCTGA
- a CDS encoding ArsR/SmtB family transcription factor, producing the protein MVNQDACEVTIVHEDVVRKIRKELPDVTKMVQIFKALADETRLRIAYSLTLESEMCVCDVAAVIQSSSATASHHLRYLRDHSLAKSERRGKMVYYSLADEHVADLVKIAYEHAIEAKQTL; encoded by the coding sequence GTGGTAAATCAAGATGCTTGTGAAGTAACGATTGTGCATGAGGATGTCGTTCGTAAAATTCGAAAAGAGCTCCCTGATGTAACGAAGATGGTACAAATATTCAAAGCACTGGCTGATGAAACACGTTTGCGAATTGCTTATTCACTGACATTGGAATCGGAAATGTGCGTCTGTGATGTAGCGGCAGTGATTCAATCTTCATCCGCTACCGCTTCCCATCATTTACGTTATTTACGGGATCATTCATTGGCTAAATCAGAAAGACGTGGAAAAATGGTATACTACTCTTTGGCAGACGAGCATGTCGCGGACTTAGTGAAAATTGCATATGAACATGCAATTGAAGCAAAGCAAACGTTATAA
- a CDS encoding Na+/H+ antiporter subunit G encodes MNVSEIGEFIGALLILTGAVASMLSVFGLIRLPDVYTRSHAATKSSTLAVLLTLSGAFVYFLFSENFISVRLLLGIGFVFLTAPVAGHVIIRAAYRSKVKLADISTEDELYEKIHGQNKDDIQ; translated from the coding sequence TTGAACGTAAGCGAGATCGGTGAATTTATAGGGGCTTTATTGATTTTGACAGGGGCTGTTGCCAGTATGTTAAGTGTCTTTGGGTTGATCCGTTTACCGGATGTCTATACTCGGTCACACGCCGCAACGAAAAGTTCGACATTGGCAGTATTATTGACATTATCCGGCGCATTCGTCTATTTCCTCTTCTCTGAAAACTTTATCAGCGTACGGTTGCTTCTTGGTATCGGCTTTGTGTTTTTGACAGCACCGGTGGCGGGGCATGTAATCATCCGTGCTGCTTATCGATCGAAAGTTAAGCTAGCGGATATTTCTACGGAAGATGAATTATATGAAAAAATCCATGGACAAAACAAAGACGATATCCAGTAA
- a CDS encoding Na(+)/H(+) antiporter subunit F1: MIAGMLTISVILFALTILVAVIRIILGPSLPDRVVALDVIGVNLIATIAVVSVILNTKAFLEAILILGILSFIGTIAFSKFIERGKIVERKRDR, translated from the coding sequence ATGATAGCAGGTATGCTGACAATATCGGTCATACTATTCGCGCTGACCATTTTGGTGGCAGTCATCCGGATTATCTTAGGTCCTTCACTACCGGACCGTGTGGTGGCACTCGATGTAATCGGTGTGAATTTGATTGCTACAATTGCCGTCGTGTCGGTGATTTTAAATACAAAAGCATTTTTGGAAGCCATCTTGATCCTAGGGATTCTTTCCTTTATCGGAACGATCGCATTTTCCAAATTTATTGAGAGGGGGAAAATAGTTGAACGTAAGCGAGATCGGTGA
- a CDS encoding Na+/H+ antiporter subunit E yields the protein MPLQLLLNLFIAFLWMTLMDEDELRFTTFFMGFLVGLGIIFVMSRFFDTHFYLRRVYAACKLLLIFIRELTQSSIVVISQIMRPTLRIKPGIFKYKTILTSDVEVTMLSMLLTLTPGSVVMEVSSEGNELYIHAMDVEESRDGLIKQLKNFEKAIMEVTR from the coding sequence ATGCCGTTACAGCTTCTGCTGAATTTATTCATCGCATTTTTGTGGATGACGCTGATGGATGAAGATGAACTGAGATTTACGACATTTTTCATGGGGTTTTTAGTCGGGCTTGGCATTATCTTTGTCATGAGCCGTTTTTTCGATACGCATTTCTATTTGCGCAGAGTATATGCCGCCTGCAAGCTCTTGTTAATCTTTATAAGGGAACTGACGCAGTCAAGTATTGTGGTCATCTCCCAAATCATGAGACCTACACTGCGTATTAAGCCTGGTATCTTTAAATATAAAACTATTTTGACGAGTGATGTGGAAGTGACTATGCTGTCTATGCTTCTCACCTTAACGCCAGGCTCGGTTGTGATGGAAGTATCCTCTGAGGGCAATGAGTTATATATTCACGCAATGGACGTTGAAGAGTCACGCGACGGATTGATTAAGCAACTGAAGAATTTCGAGAAAGCGATTATGGAGGTGACACGATGA
- a CDS encoding Na+/H+ antiporter subunit D: protein MNNILVLPMILPILVGVILVFLRPYIRVQRVLSVLTTIASAAVAAYCLQQIHLNGIMRLDFGDWLPPHGILFVGDSFAMLLVLVACIVSSIILLYAFATTGIETEAMFFYPFFLFLVAGVNGSFLTGDLFNLFVCFEVMLLASYVLLTLGGRKTQLKEGITYVLINVLASWFFLLGIAYLYGVLGTLNMAHIAARVAETGQGPLLTLIAIIFLIVFSLKAGLLLYFWLPGSYSAPPTAVAALFGALLTKVGIYALYRMFTLIFIHDPIIYKIIGVLAIVTMVAGCLGAIAYSDIRQIVSYNVIISVGFVLTGLAVATNTAFQGASYYLIHDMVSKALLFLLAGTVVYLTGRSKFNEISGLIRNYPLVGWLFFLTMLAIAGIPPFSGFIGKVYIGLGAIEAGYYVLLAVAFLSSIGVLYSLLRIFLNSFWGETTISEDDQKPFQKKIGLPLVLLAILVVGLGIGAELLSPYVQDAADALANPEQYIRAVMGDDLE from the coding sequence ATGAATAATATATTGGTATTGCCTATGATTTTGCCTATTTTGGTAGGTGTGATTTTAGTATTCTTACGTCCTTATATTCGTGTACAACGTGTACTTAGTGTACTGACGACGATCGCTTCTGCTGCTGTGGCGGCCTATTGTCTCCAACAAATTCATTTGAACGGCATCATGCGTTTGGACTTTGGAGATTGGTTACCACCGCATGGTATTTTGTTTGTGGGCGATTCATTCGCCATGTTATTAGTATTGGTTGCGTGCATCGTTTCCAGTATTATTTTGCTGTATGCATTCGCTACGACAGGGATTGAGACAGAGGCGATGTTTTTCTATCCATTCTTCCTGTTTTTAGTGGCGGGAGTCAATGGCTCATTTCTGACTGGCGATTTATTTAATCTGTTTGTTTGTTTTGAAGTAATGTTACTGGCTTCCTATGTGTTGCTGACACTTGGCGGGCGTAAAACACAGTTAAAGGAAGGTATTACTTATGTATTGATCAATGTGCTGGCTTCTTGGTTTTTCTTGTTGGGCATTGCGTATTTATATGGTGTACTGGGTACGTTAAACATGGCACATATCGCTGCGCGCGTAGCAGAAACGGGACAAGGACCTCTACTGACATTGATCGCAATTATTTTCTTGATAGTCTTTAGTTTGAAAGCGGGTTTGCTACTTTATTTCTGGCTGCCGGGTTCTTATTCCGCACCCCCTACTGCGGTCGCGGCACTGTTTGGTGCATTACTGACAAAGGTCGGTATTTATGCGCTGTACCGCATGTTCACATTAATCTTCATACATGATCCAATTATTTATAAAATCATTGGCGTGCTAGCCATTGTCACAATGGTTGCGGGTTGTCTCGGAGCGATTGCCTATTCAGATATACGTCAGATCGTTTCGTATAACGTCATCATTTCCGTTGGTTTTGTGTTGACAGGTCTTGCGGTTGCTACGAATACTGCATTTCAAGGTGCAAGCTATTATTTGATTCATGACATGGTCAGTAAAGCATTGCTGTTTTTATTGGCAGGTACTGTCGTGTATTTGACAGGACGTTCGAAGTTCAATGAAATTAGCGGCCTAATCCGAAACTATCCGCTAGTCGGTTGGTTATTTTTCTTGACGATGCTAGCGATTGCCGGAATACCGCCATTTAGCGGATTTATCGGTAAAGTGTACATAGGATTAGGTGCAATTGAAGCAGGATATTACGTGTTACTTGCAGTGGCATTTTTATCGAGTATCGGTGTATTGTATTCACTTCTTCGTATTTTCCTCAATAGTTTTTGGGGTGAAACGACGATTAGTGAAGATGATCAGAAGCCTTTTCAAAAGAAGATCGGCTTGCCGCTCGTATTGCTTGCAATACTCGTTGTCGGATTAGGTATAGGTGCAGAACTGCTGTCGCCTTATGTCCAGGACGCAGCCGATGCATTAGCAAATCCGGAACAGTATATACGTGCTGTGATGGGTGACGATTTAGAGTAG